From one Candidatus Cetobacterium colombiensis genomic stretch:
- a CDS encoding Asp23/Gls24 family envelope stress response protein gives MNDLGNIKIADDVVKTISAKAAQDVSGVYKLAGGVADEVSKMLGKKRLTNGVKVEVGEKECSVEIYIIVEYGYQISEVAQNVQKNVLTAVSTMTGLKVVEVNVFVQDVKILTEETDDKHEDIEIV, from the coding sequence ATGAACGATTTAGGAAATATAAAAATAGCAGATGATGTTGTAAAAACGATATCAGCAAAAGCAGCACAAGATGTTTCTGGAGTTTATAAATTAGCAGGTGGAGTAGCAGATGAAGTTAGCAAAATGCTTGGAAAAAAAAGACTTACAAACGGTGTTAAAGTTGAAGTTGGCGAAAAAGAGTGTAGTGTAGAGATATATATAATTGTTGAATATGGATATCAAATATCAGAAGTAGCTCAAAACGTACAAAAAAATGTTTTAACAGCAGTAAGTACTATGACAGGATTGAAAGTTGTAGAAGTAAACGTATTTGTTCAAGATGTAAAAATATTAACAGAAGAAACTGACGATAAACACGAAGATATAGAGATAGTATAA
- the amaP gene encoding alkaline shock response membrane anchor protein AmaP: MIKKIIFFLAWIGIFTMSILGIGYITMPQYFSTIDTSSLIFKAVVFNLCLVYVCISILKLLSNFSKEKDYVIKNEHGSVHISTDTVKNLIKEILSRDSDIKGLKIDCGSKRNKYYVKLNLDMVSNNNLSNKTVDIQNLVKNNLEQKLDLKVDYIEVKISRLSIRKDSIE, encoded by the coding sequence TTGATAAAAAAAATAATATTTTTCTTAGCATGGATAGGAATATTTACCATGTCAATATTAGGAATAGGTTATATAACAATGCCACAATATTTTTCAACAATAGATACAAGCTCACTTATATTTAAAGCTGTAGTCTTTAATTTGTGTTTAGTGTATGTATGTATTTCAATATTAAAATTATTATCTAATTTTTCCAAAGAAAAAGATTATGTTATAAAAAATGAGCACGGTTCAGTGCATATATCTACAGATACTGTTAAAAATTTAATAAAAGAAATATTATCTAGAGATAGTGATATAAAAGGTTTGAAAATTGATTGTGGTAGTAAAAGAAATAAATACTACGTTAAATTAAATCTAGATATGGTATCAAATAATAATTTATCTAATAAAACTGTAGATATACAAAATTTAGTAAAAAATAATTTAGAACAAAAACTCGATTTAAAAGTTGATTACATAGAAGTAAAAATTTCCAGATTATCAATTAGAAAGGATTCAATTGAATAG
- a CDS encoding DUF2273 domain-containing protein yields MMLEKIIENFILNFKKYLYAVLGLISGILLVEYGLLKTIFILLLAIIGFKLGDRDFQEKLKKQILNRLKD; encoded by the coding sequence ATGATGTTAGAAAAGATTATTGAAAATTTTATTCTTAATTTTAAGAAATATCTGTATGCAGTCCTAGGATTAATATCAGGAATTCTTTTAGTTGAATATGGGTTATTAAAAACAATTTTTATATTACTTTTAGCGATAATAGGATTTAAGCTAGGAGATAGAGATTTTCAAGAGAAGTTAAAAAAACAAATATTAAATAGATTAAAAGATTAG
- the nusB gene encoding transcription antitermination factor NusB, with protein sequence MSRRVAREELFKIVFESELTEVRIDETLTNYMLRDETNLNTNEKEFIEKYSKGMALNDEKVTETLKENITGWSLERIGNVEKALLKIATYEILFEDVPAEIVVNEVVELAKKYGDEKSHEFINGVLAKIVVEKNR encoded by the coding sequence ATGAGTAGAAGAGTAGCGAGAGAAGAGTTATTTAAAATAGTTTTTGAATCGGAGTTAACAGAAGTAAGAATAGATGAGACTCTAACAAACTATATGTTAAGAGATGAAACTAATTTAAATACAAATGAAAAAGAATTTATTGAAAAGTATTCAAAAGGAATGGCTTTAAATGATGAGAAAGTAACAGAAACATTAAAAGAGAATATTACAGGTTGGAGTCTAGAAAGAATAGGAAATGTAGAAAAAGCTCTTTTAAAAATAGCAACATATGAAATTTTATTTGAAGATGTTCCAGCTGAGATAGTAGTTAATGAAGTTGTTGAATTAGCTAAAAAATATGGTGACGAAAAATCACATGAATTTATCAATGGAGTATTAGCAAAGATAGTAGTTGAAAAAAATAGATAA
- a CDS encoding YifB family Mg chelatase-like AAA ATPase, whose protein sequence is MLVRVLSSSYLGIEPFLVEVEVDVTNGLPIFNIVGLGDATISESRDRIRSGIKNMGYLLEPRRIIVNLTPANIKKRGSHFDLPIAIGIMIGMKFLNDYKGILRDYILMGELSLTGEIRRADGIISGVLLAKSKGFKGVIIPEENLEEACIIKDIEIIPVKNLRDVVNFIEEGIIRSKRIQNTLEEKESTLDMWDVKGQIRAKRAFEIVAAGGHNIIMIGAPGSGKSMLAKRLPTILPPMSEKEIIETTKIYSIAGELSERVPIIINRPFRDPHHTSTTSSIIGGGRTPKPGEISLANNGVLFLDEFTEFDRIVVESLREPLEEKRISITRSLGKMEFPANLIFVAACNPCFCGNGFDEELCTCTPYDLRRYSKKLSGPIIDRIDLYVEIYRLNDSEILDEERGDSSEVIKSRVLNARQIQNNRFKNERLNKDMENKEVEKYCNLDSECESIIRNAIRSLNLSMRTYHKILKVARTIADLDSSENIEKQHLLEAINFRKK, encoded by the coding sequence ATGTTAGTTCGGGTATTAAGTTCAAGTTATTTAGGAATTGAACCATTTTTAGTAGAAGTTGAGGTTGATGTAACAAACGGATTACCTATTTTTAATATTGTAGGATTAGGTGATGCTACTATTTCAGAAAGTAGAGATAGAATAAGATCCGGTATTAAAAATATGGGATATCTTTTAGAACCTAGAAGAATTATTGTCAATTTAACACCTGCTAATATTAAAAAGCGAGGTTCTCATTTTGATCTACCTATTGCTATAGGTATAATGATTGGTATGAAATTTCTAAATGATTATAAAGGAATTTTGAGAGATTATATACTAATGGGAGAACTTTCTTTAACCGGAGAAATTAGACGAGCAGATGGGATTATCAGTGGTGTTTTACTAGCTAAAAGCAAAGGATTTAAAGGTGTTATCATCCCTGAAGAAAATTTAGAAGAAGCTTGTATTATAAAGGATATTGAAATAATTCCGGTTAAAAATTTAAGAGATGTTGTTAATTTTATTGAAGAAGGAATAATAAGAAGTAAACGAATACAAAATACATTAGAAGAAAAGGAATCAACCTTAGATATGTGGGATGTAAAAGGACAAATTAGAGCTAAAAGAGCTTTTGAAATAGTTGCGGCTGGGGGACATAATATAATCATGATAGGAGCTCCTGGCAGTGGTAAATCAATGTTAGCGAAACGTCTTCCCACGATACTTCCTCCCATGTCCGAAAAAGAGATTATTGAAACAACTAAAATCTATAGTATTGCTGGTGAATTAAGTGAACGAGTTCCAATTATTATTAACCGTCCCTTTAGAGATCCACATCATACCTCTACAACATCATCTATTATTGGTGGAGGTAGAACTCCCAAACCTGGTGAAATAAGTTTAGCAAATAATGGAGTTTTATTTCTTGATGAATTTACAGAATTTGACAGAATTGTTGTAGAAAGTTTAAGAGAACCTTTAGAAGAAAAAAGAATTTCTATTACTAGAAGTTTAGGAAAAATGGAATTTCCAGCTAACTTAATATTTGTTGCTGCTTGTAATCCATGTTTTTGTGGAAATGGTTTTGATGAAGAACTTTGTACATGTACCCCGTATGACTTAAGAAGATATTCCAAAAAGCTTTCGGGTCCTATTATTGATAGAATAGATTTATATGTTGAAATTTATAGACTCAACGATTCTGAGATTTTAGATGAAGAAAGAGGAGACAGTTCAGAAGTTATTAAATCTAGAGTTTTAAATGCTCGACAAATTCAAAACAATAGATTTAAAAATGAAAGACTTAATAAAGATATGGAGAATAAAGAGGTCGAAAAATATTGTAACTTAGATTCTGAATGTGAATCTATAATTAGAAATGCTATTAGAAGTTTAAATCTTTCAATGAGAACATATCACAAGATTTTAAAAGTAGCTAGAACAATTGCAGACCTCGATTCCTCTGAAAATATAGAAAAGCAACATCTTTTAGAAGCTATAAATTTTAGAAAAAAATAA
- a CDS encoding ferritin-like domain-containing protein, with protein MAKVKCTVCGEVFEESLGACPLCKVGLDKCVPYDETAGRVWATEHKVGEGLACGDEEIIEGLRANFNGECMEVGMYLAMARVADREGYPEVAEAYTRIAFEEAGHAARFAELLGEVVTDSTEENLKRRVEAEYGATSGKFDIAKRAKQLGFDAIHDTVHEMAKDEARHGRAFLGLLERHFQK; from the coding sequence ATGGCAAAAGTAAAATGTACAGTATGTGGAGAAGTATTTGAGGAGTCTTTAGGAGCTTGTCCATTATGTAAAGTAGGATTAGATAAATGTGTTCCTTATGATGAAACAGCAGGAAGAGTTTGGGCAACTGAGCATAAAGTTGGAGAAGGTTTAGCTTGCGGAGATGAAGAGATAATTGAAGGATTAAGAGCTAACTTTAATGGAGAATGCATGGAAGTTGGAATGTATTTAGCAATGGCTAGAGTTGCTGATAGAGAAGGATATCCAGAAGTAGCAGAAGCTTATACAAGAATTGCATTTGAAGAAGCTGGTCATGCTGCAAGATTCGCTGAGCTTTTAGGAGAAGTTGTAACTGATTCAACAGAAGAGAACTTAAAGAGAAGAGTAGAAGCAGAGTACGGAGCTACATCAGGAAAGTTCGATATAGCTAAGAGAGCTAAGCAATTAGGATTCGATGCTATCCACGATACAGTTCATGAAATGGCAAAAGATGAAGCAAGACACGGAAGAGCTTTCTTAGGATTATTAGAGAGACATTTCCAAAAATAA
- the cobU gene encoding bifunctional adenosylcobinamide kinase/adenosylcobinamide-phosphate guanylyltransferase: MSGLGKIIYVTGGARSGKSTFAEKIVSQLNKQKIYVATAISFDDEMKERVRLHKIQRGEDWITIEEYKNIHRFLEQYKEKNGVVLLDCLTNLVTNNMIMDRNLDWDSISQEVLNEIESDILNQIKMLINFIKGSSLDMVVVSNEVGMGLVPPYALGRYFRDISGRMNQLIGKECQEAYLIASGLELKLK; the protein is encoded by the coding sequence GTGAGTGGCTTGGGGAAAATAATATATGTTACAGGTGGAGCTAGAAGTGGAAAAAGTACTTTTGCTGAAAAAATAGTATCTCAGTTGAATAAGCAAAAAATTTATGTTGCTACAGCAATCTCTTTTGATGATGAGATGAAGGAAAGAGTAAGGTTGCATAAAATTCAAAGAGGAGAAGACTGGATAACGATAGAAGAGTATAAAAATATTCATAGATTTTTAGAACAATATAAAGAAAAAAATGGTGTTGTTTTATTAGATTGTTTAACAAATTTGGTAACTAACAATATGATTATGGATAGAAACTTAGATTGGGATAGTATATCCCAAGAAGTATTAAACGAAATAGAAAGTGATATATTAAATCAAATTAAAATGTTAATAAATTTTATAAAAGGAAGTTCGTTGGATATGGTAGTTGTATCTAATGAAGTAGGAATGGGATTAGTTCCTCCATATGCTTTAGGGAGATATTTTAGAGATATTAGTGGTAGGATGAATCAATTAATTGGAAAAGAATGTCAAGAAGCGTATTTAATTGCTTCTGGATTAGAATTAAAATTAAAATAG
- the cobS gene encoding adenosylcobinamide-GDP ribazoletransferase, with protein sequence MKGLALLFKFMTRLPFPGGNKFDSKALGKSMKWFPIVGLVIGLINILVSMILETFIPSPILIGIILVTLDVIITGGLHLDGLADTFDGIFSYRSKQKMLEIMKDSRVGTNGVLVLILYFIFKIAFLVETSELFGINQGVLMLIVPILARINGVINCACEPYARSTGMGKTFVDNTQKSDLFISYVLITAILFGIAKYFMLPFASLFIVLNILAISGFFFGKLMTRKIGGITGDTLGALLELSSVLSLVLMYLFL encoded by the coding sequence ATGAAAGGTTTAGCTTTACTTTTTAAATTTATGACAAGATTGCCATTTCCAGGAGGAAATAAATTTGACTCAAAAGCTTTAGGGAAAAGCATGAAGTGGTTTCCAATAGTAGGACTAGTAATAGGTCTTATAAACATATTAGTCTCAATGATATTAGAAACATTTATACCATCGCCAATATTAATAGGAATAATTTTGGTAACTTTAGATGTAATTATAACAGGAGGACTACATTTAGACGGATTAGCAGATACATTTGATGGAATATTTAGCTATAGAAGTAAACAAAAAATGTTAGAAATTATGAAAGATTCTAGAGTGGGAACAAATGGAGTATTGGTTTTAATTCTTTACTTTATATTTAAAATTGCATTTTTGGTAGAAACTTCAGAACTATTTGGGATAAATCAAGGAGTTTTAATGTTAATAGTACCTATATTAGCAAGAATAAATGGAGTAATAAACTGTGCATGTGAACCTTATGCAAGATCAACAGGAATGGGGAAAACATTTGTTGATAATACTCAAAAAAGTGACTTGTTTATATCTTATGTTTTAATAACTGCAATTTTATTTGGAATAGCAAAATATTTCATGTTACCTTTTGCTAGTTTATTTATTGTTTTAAATATTTTAGCAATTTCTGGTTTTTTCTTTGGAAAATTAATGACAAGAAAAATTGGAGGAATTACAGGAGATACATTAGGAGCTTTACTTGAATTATCATCAGTACTCTCATTGGTGTTAATGTATTTATTTTTATAG
- a CDS encoding histidine phosphatase family protein produces the protein MGKIILVRHGESKLNVKGVYYGILNPELTEKGKQQANQAREILKNINYHKIFASDLKRAVDTAEIINCKELDILIHRDLRELNFGIFEGQTYTQLLEKYPEELKESQKNWENYNYITGESVLQLQKRAIAFIEREINLEENTVLVTHWGVINTILSYYFSKNLDSYWKFSVKNGGIVIIEFSDGYPILKGLNIGG, from the coding sequence ATGGGAAAGATTATTTTAGTTAGACATGGAGAATCAAAATTAAATGTAAAAGGTGTTTATTATGGAATTTTAAATCCAGAGTTAACTGAAAAAGGAAAACAGCAGGCTAATCAAGCTAGAGAAATTTTAAAAAATATAAATTATCATAAAATATTCGCAAGTGATTTAAAAAGAGCAGTTGATACAGCTGAAATTATTAATTGTAAAGAACTAGATATTTTAATTCATAGAGATTTAAGAGAATTAAATTTTGGAATTTTTGAGGGTCAAACATATACACAACTATTAGAAAAATATCCAGAAGAGTTAAAAGAAAGTCAAAAAAATTGGGAAAATTATAATTACATTACAGGAGAAAGTGTATTACAACTTCAAAAAAGAGCAATAGCGTTCATAGAAAGAGAAATAAATTTGGAAGAGAATACTGTATTAGTAACTCATTGGGGAGTAATAAATACTATTTTAAGCTATTATTTTTCTAAAAATTTAGATTCTTATTGGAAATTCAGTGTGAAAAACGGTGGAATAGTAATAATTGAATTTTCTGATGGATATCCAATTTTAAAAGGATTAAATATAGGGGGATAA
- the cobT gene encoding nicotinate-nucleotide--dimethylbenzimidazole phosphoribosyltransferase, with amino-acid sequence MKYRGIIVDKIEKIKLTISGANQEAMDKCKEILDSRMKPQKSLGTLEELAIKVAGITGKPLNELRKGCHFIASADNGIIEEGVSSCPVEYTRIVSEAMLNSFAAIGILCESLDIPLNLIDVGIKTDIPREYKNLYVRKIAYGTKNFAKEPAMTSKEVIEAILVGINIIKEKKEYDFFSNGEMGIANTTTSSAILYALTKESLDNVVGYGAGLSLEGLNRKKRVIEASCEKYELFDKNPIEVLRCVGGLDIACMVGLYLGAALEKKPMLIDGFISAVAALVATRIEPKVQDYLIGTHMSEEPGMKVVLKALNLKTFLHMEMRLGEGTGAVLAYPILKAAMKIPKIMKTREEIYEIFQ; translated from the coding sequence ATTAAATATAGGGGGATAATTGTGGATAAAATAGAAAAAATAAAATTGACTATAAGTGGTGCAAATCAAGAAGCAATGGATAAATGTAAAGAAATATTAGATTCTAGAATGAAACCTCAAAAAAGTTTAGGAACACTGGAAGAGTTAGCTATAAAAGTAGCTGGAATAACGGGAAAACCACTAAATGAATTAAGAAAAGGGTGCCACTTTATTGCTTCAGCAGACAATGGAATTATAGAAGAAGGTGTTTCTTCATGTCCTGTAGAATATACAAGAATAGTTTCAGAAGCAATGTTAAACTCTTTTGCAGCAATAGGAATTTTATGTGAAAGTTTAGACATCCCTTTAAATTTAATAGATGTAGGAATAAAAACTGATATTCCAAGAGAATATAAAAATCTTTATGTAAGAAAAATAGCTTATGGAACTAAAAATTTTGCTAAAGAACCAGCGATGACATCAAAAGAAGTTATAGAAGCAATTTTAGTTGGAATAAATATTATAAAAGAGAAAAAAGAATATGATTTTTTCTCTAACGGAGAGATGGGAATTGCAAATACAACAACGAGTTCTGCAATTTTATACGCTTTAACAAAAGAATCGTTGGATAATGTTGTTGGTTACGGGGCAGGGCTCTCACTCGAAGGGTTAAATCGAAAAAAAAGAGTAATAGAAGCTTCTTGTGAAAAATATGAATTATTTGATAAAAATCCAATTGAAGTATTAAGATGTGTTGGTGGATTAGATATAGCTTGTATGGTTGGCTTATATTTAGGAGCGGCATTAGAAAAAAAACCCATGTTAATAGATGGATTTATTTCAGCTGTAGCAGCTTTAGTAGCAACAAGGATTGAACCTAAAGTACAAGATTATTTAATAGGAACTCATATGAGTGAAGAGCCAGGAATGAAAGTTGTTTTAAAAGCATTAAATTTAAAAACATTTTTACATATGGAAATGCGTTTAGGAGAAGGAACAGGAGCAGTTTTAGCGTACCCTATTTTAAAGGCAGCTATGAAAATTCCAAAAATAATGAAAACTAGAGAAGAAATTTACGAGATATTTCAATAA
- the radC gene encoding RadC family protein encodes MDKNQMQGHRKRLREKYLRIGYKGLEDYEILELLLTYSIKLKDCKGIAKNLLLKFKTIDEIIKAEINDLKEIEGIGTETALYLKMIGDIMSNHYFKNVKKADLTTLKGKADLINYLKDDVGALKSEEFKAIYLSTDNKIVCDEILFKGTIDRSVVYPRKIIERAIDNRAKGIIFAHNHPSGNLTPSKKDIELTLEMQELLEKVDIKLLDHIIVSDESYFSFYENGLIEYY; translated from the coding sequence TTGGATAAAAACCAAATGCAAGGACACCGAAAGAGATTACGAGAGAAGTATTTAAGAATTGGTTATAAAGGTTTAGAAGATTATGAGATATTAGAGCTTTTATTGACGTATTCTATAAAACTAAAAGATTGTAAAGGAATTGCAAAAAATTTACTTTTAAAGTTTAAAACAATAGATGAAATAATAAAAGCTGAAATAAATGATTTAAAAGAAATAGAAGGAATAGGAACAGAAACAGCATTATATTTAAAAATGATTGGAGATATTATGTCAAATCATTATTTTAAAAATGTAAAAAAAGCAGATTTAACAACTTTAAAGGGAAAAGCGGATTTGATAAACTATTTAAAAGATGATGTAGGTGCATTAAAAAGTGAAGAGTTTAAAGCAATCTACTTAAGTACTGATAATAAAATAGTCTGTGATGAAATTTTGTTTAAAGGAACTATAGATAGAAGTGTTGTTTATCCTCGAAAAATAATTGAACGAGCAATAGATAATAGAGCGAAAGGAATTATATTCGCTCATAATCATCCAAGTGGGAATTTGACCCCTTCTAAAAAAGATATTGAATTAACTTTAGAAATGCAAGAGTTGCTAGAAAAAGTTGATATAAAACTTTTAGATCATATTATAGTTAGTGATGAATCTTATTTTAGTTTTTATGAAAATGGATTAATTGAATATTATTAA
- the uvrA gene encoding excinuclease ABC subunit UvrA, with protein sequence MLDKIIIKGAREHNLKNFDVEIPKYKFVVVTGVSGSGKSSLAFDTIYSEGQRRYVESLSAYARQFIGQMKKPEVDSIEGLAPAISIEQKTTNKNPRSTVGTVTEIYDYMRLLFAHIGKAHCPVCGKLVERQSVDEIVENVYEKFNNGDRLMILSPVIKDKKGTHKNIFLNLVKKGFVRARVDGEILYIEEEINLDKNKKHNIEVVVDRIVVDKTDDEFKSRLTQSIEQGIELSDGKIIINWGDQEQLYSENFSCPDHEDVSIPDLNPRLFSFNAPFGACPECKGIGKKLEIDESRLIEDENLSILKGGIYIPGAASAKKGYTWTIFESMAKKYKIDLEKPVKDLTKEEMDIIFYGTNGKKFRVDYDSKEFSFHGEKDFEGIVKNLERRYNESFSESSREEIENRFMIERICKVCNGKRLKPEVLAVTVYGKNIIEITELSIREALKFFENIELTDKERQIASEILKEIKERISFMINVGLDYLSLSRETKTLSGGESQRIRLATQIGSGLTGVLYVLDEPSIGLHQRDNDKLLATLNRLKELGNTLIVVEHDEDTMYQADYILDMGPGAGVFGGEIVAKGTPKEIMENESSMTGRYLKGEIGIVVPEKRREPKGYISLKGAKGNNLKNINADIPLGVLTVVTGVSGSGKSTLINQTLYPILFNKLNKGKLYPLEYSSIEGLESLDKVIDIDQSPIGRTPRSNPATYTKVFDDIRDIFAQTKDAKAKGYSKGRFSFNVKGGRCEACQGAGIIKIEMNFLPDVYVECEVCRGKRYNRETLEVYYKGKNISDVLDMSVGEASDFFKTIPTLERKLKVLVDVGLDYIKLGQPATTLSGGEAQRIKLASELAKVSKGKTVYILDEPTTGLHFEDIRKLLEVINRLVEKGNTVIIIEHNLDVIKSADYIIDIGPEGGDGGGKVILYGTPEKIANSKKGYTSKYLKKVLKGEK encoded by the coding sequence ATGTTAGATAAAATAATTATAAAAGGTGCAAGAGAACATAATTTAAAAAACTTTGATGTAGAAATTCCAAAATACAAGTTTGTTGTAGTGACAGGAGTTAGCGGAAGTGGAAAATCATCATTGGCATTTGATACAATTTATTCAGAAGGTCAAAGAAGATATGTAGAAAGTTTATCAGCTTATGCAAGACAATTTATAGGGCAGATGAAAAAACCTGAAGTGGATAGTATTGAAGGGTTAGCTCCAGCAATATCAATTGAACAAAAAACAACTAATAAAAATCCAAGATCAACAGTTGGAACAGTAACAGAAATATATGATTATATGAGATTATTATTTGCACATATAGGAAAAGCTCATTGTCCAGTATGTGGAAAATTAGTAGAGAGACAAAGTGTAGATGAAATTGTAGAAAATGTATATGAGAAATTTAATAATGGGGATAGATTGATGATTTTGAGTCCAGTTATTAAAGATAAAAAAGGAACTCATAAAAATATATTTTTAAATTTAGTAAAAAAAGGATTTGTAAGAGCTAGAGTTGATGGAGAAATATTATATATTGAAGAAGAAATAAATCTGGATAAAAATAAAAAACATAATATAGAAGTTGTTGTAGATAGAATTGTAGTGGACAAAACTGATGATGAATTTAAATCTCGTTTAACTCAAAGTATTGAGCAGGGAATAGAGTTGTCTGATGGAAAAATTATAATAAATTGGGGAGATCAAGAACAACTGTATAGTGAAAACTTTTCATGTCCAGATCACGAGGATGTAAGTATACCAGATTTAAATCCTAGATTATTTTCATTTAACGCTCCTTTTGGTGCATGTCCAGAGTGTAAAGGTATTGGTAAGAAATTAGAAATAGATGAAAGTAGATTAATAGAAGATGAGAATTTATCTATTTTGAAAGGTGGAATATATATTCCAGGAGCAGCTTCAGCTAAAAAAGGATATACATGGACGATTTTTGAATCAATGGCAAAAAAATATAAAATTGATTTAGAAAAACCAGTAAAAGATTTAACTAAAGAAGAAATGGATATAATTTTTTATGGGACGAATGGAAAGAAATTTAGAGTAGATTATGATTCTAAAGAGTTTAGTTTTCATGGAGAAAAAGATTTTGAAGGTATCGTAAAAAATTTAGAAAGAAGATATAATGAATCTTTTTCGGAAAGTTCAAGAGAAGAGATTGAAAATAGATTTATGATTGAAAGAATATGTAAAGTTTGTAATGGAAAAAGATTAAAACCAGAAGTTTTAGCAGTTACAGTTTATGGTAAAAATATTATCGAAATAACAGAGTTGAGTATAAGAGAAGCTTTGAAATTTTTTGAAAATATAGAATTAACTGATAAAGAAAGACAAATTGCATCAGAAATTTTAAAAGAAATAAAAGAAAGAATCTCTTTTATGATAAATGTAGGACTAGATTATCTAAGTTTATCAAGAGAAACAAAAACACTTTCAGGAGGAGAATCTCAAAGAATAAGATTGGCAACACAGATAGGATCTGGATTAACTGGAGTACTATATGTTTTAGATGAACCAAGTATAGGATTGCATCAAAGAGATAATGATAAACTTTTAGCTACACTCAATAGATTAAAAGAACTTGGAAATACATTAATTGTAGTTGAACATGACGAGGATACAATGTATCAAGCTGATTATATTTTAGATATGGGACCTGGAGCGGGAGTTTTTGGTGGTGAAATTGTAGCTAAAGGAACACCAAAAGAGATTATGGAAAATGAAAGTTCAATGACAGGAAGATATTTAAAAGGAGAGATAGGAATAGTAGTTCCTGAAAAAAGAAGAGAACCAAAGGGATATATTTCTTTAAAAGGAGCTAAAGGTAATAATTTAAAAAATATTAACGCAGATATTCCTTTAGGTGTTTTAACAGTTGTAACTGGAGTTAGTGGAAGTGGAAAATCGACACTAATCAATCAAACACTTTATCCAATATTATTTAATAAGTTGAATAAAGGTAAATTATATCCATTAGAATATTCTTCTATTGAAGGATTAGAGAGTTTAGATAAAGTTATAGATATTGATCAAAGCCCTATTGGAAGAACTCCTCGTTCAAATCCAGCAACATATACAAAAGTATTTGATGATATAAGAGATATTTTTGCACAAACAAAAGATGCAAAGGCAAAGGGATATTCAAAAGGTCGTTTTTCTTTTAATGTAAAAGGTGGAAGATGTGAAGCTTGTCAAGGAGCAGGAATCATAAAAATAGAAATGAACTTTTTGCCAGATGTGTATGTTGAATGTGAAGTTTGTAGAGGTAAGAGATATAACAGAGAAACTTTAGAAGTTTATTATAAAGGTAAAAATATATCAGATGTTTTAGATATGAGTGTTGGAGAAGCATCCGACTTTTTCAAAACAATTCCAACTTTAGAAAGAAAATTGAAAGTATTAGTTGATGTAGGATTAGATTATATAAAACTTGGTCAGCCAGCAACGACTTTATCTGGTGGAGAAGCTCAAAGAATAAAATTGGCAAGTGAATTAGCAAAAGTTTCTAAAGGTAAAACTGTTTATATTTTAGATGAACCAACTACAGGTCTTCACTTTGAGGATATAAGAAAACTATTAGAAGTTATAAATAGATTAGTAGAAAAGGGAAATACTGTTATAATAATAGAGCATAATCTAGATGTTATAAAAAGTGCAGACTATATAATTGATATAGGCCCAGAAGGTGGAGATGGCGGAGGAAAAGTTATTTTATATGGAACACCAGAAAAAATAGCAAATTCAAAAAAAGGTTATACAAGTAAATACTTAAAGAAAGTTTTAAAAGGAGAAAAGTAA